The following is a genomic window from Phycisphaeraceae bacterium.
GGGTCAGGTCGTCGCGGTGTCGCGTGACGAGGTGGGTGAAAAGCTCGCGTTCGAGCCGGCACTCGACGGAACCTTCACGGTCGAGACGATCGACGGCAAGCGCGTCGAAGTCATGCCGGTGCTCGAAATGTATCGCCGCCACCTCAAGGATTACGACCTCAAGACGGTCCAGGAACTCAGCGGGGCCGACCCCGTGCTCGTGGAACGGCTCGCCAAGGATCTGGCGACGATCAAGCCCGCGGCAATCCACGTCGGCGAAGGCGTCAACCACTACTTCCACGCCACGCTGCACAACCGCGTCTGCTTCATGCTCGTGGCTCTGACAGGCAACATCGGCAAGCACGGAACCGGCTCGCACACATGGGCCGGCAACTACAAGGGCGCGTTGTTCCAGGGCGCGTCGTGGGCCGGTCCGGGTGTGGGTGCTTACATCTACGAAGACCCCTTCAACCCCGTCCTCGATGAGAAGGGCGTGATCGATCATCACCACATGCGCCATTGCTCATCCAATGAGGAACCCAGCTACTGGGCCTATGGCGAGAAGGTGCTGAAGATCAAAACGGCGCAGGGTGAAAAGCTCTTCACCGGCCAGACGCACCTGCCCACTCCGACAAAACTCATCTGGTACAACAACGCCAACTTCCTCAATCAGTCCAAGTGGATCTACGACCTGATCCAGAACGTGCTGCCCAAGGTTGACATGATCATCGACCAGCAGATGGAATGGACCGGTTCGGCCGAGTACGCCGACATCGTCCTGCCCGTCAACTCGTGGGTGGAGTTCCAGGATCTTGAGATCGGCGGATCGTGCTCGAACCCGTTCATCCAGGCGTGGGGCGGCGACGCGCTCAAGCCGGTGCATGATTCACGCGATGACGCCATGGTCTTTTCGCTCGTCGGTGACGCCTTCACCGCCATCACGGGCGACAAGCGGTTCAGCGATTATTGGAAGTACATCAAGGAGCGCAAGAGCCGCGTCTATATCCAGCGGGTTCTCGACTCGTGCATCACCACCCGCGGCAAAGATGGCCCATACCAGATCGACCGCATGATGCGCGGTGAGTACGGCGGCCAGCCCGGCTCGGCTCTGTGGCTTTTCCGTACCTATCCGCGCGTGGCGTTCTACGAACAGGTCCACGACAACGTCCCGTTCTACACCGACTCAGGACGGCTCGCCTCCTACTGCGATCTGCCCGAAGCGATCGAGTACGGCGAAAATCTCATCGTCCACCGCGAAGGTGTGGAAGCGACGCCCTACCTGCCGAACGTCATCGTCTCGACCAGTCCCTACATCAGGCCGCAGAGCTACGGCATCGCTCTGGACTCACTCGATCCCGACGAGCGAAGCGTGCGAAACGTCAAGATGTCCTGGGAGGAAGTCAAAAAGACGGTCAATCCGCTCTGGGCGCAGGGTTTCCGCTTCTTCTGCTCGACACCCAAAAGCCGTCACAGCACGCACTCCTCGTGGTCCACGGTGGACTGGAACTGGATCTGGTCCTGCAATCACGGCGACCCGTACCGCGCGGACAAGCGCGCTCCGGGCGTCGGCGACCGGCAGATTCAGATGAATCCGCAGGCCGCCAAGGACCTGGGACTCAACGCCGGCGACTATGTCTGGGTGGACGCCAATCCACAGGACCGGCCGTACCGCGGCTGGAAGGAAAACGATTTCCGCTACCGCGCCTTCCGCTGCATGGTGCGGTTGAAGGTCAATCCCGCGCTGCCTTACCACATGACCATCATGAAGCACACGGGCTGGATCGCCAGTGAGCGAACGGTCAAGGCGGCCGAGTCACGGCCGGACGGACAGGCACTGGCGGAGGATACGGGTTATCAGGCGAGCTACCGGTACGGCTCGCACCAGTCGATCACCCGCGGCTGGCTCCCGCCCATGCACCAGACCGACACACTCTTCCACAAGAAGACCGGCGGCATGGGATTCAAGTACGGCTCCGACGTGGACAACCACGCGATCAATACCGTGCCCAAGGAAACGCTCGTCCGCGTCATCAAGGCGGAGGATGGCGGAATCGGCGGCAAAGGCATCTGGGCTCCGGCGCTCTCAGGCTTCGGACCCGAAAGCCATGAACCTAAAAACCTCGCTTACCTCAGCGGTTCTCTGACGACGCTGGGGACACCAGGAGGCGGCGATGAGTATTGAACTCAACCAGCCTGCTCACCCCGCGTCACGGCCGGCGGAGCCGGACCATCCTCTGATTCTCGATGGCGGCGTCGTCCCCGGCGATGCGTCTCTGATGGTTCGCTGCATGATCGAAGAGCTCCTCCAGATCGGTATCCCCCGACAGGAGCTGCTGGCGATGAGTCGTGATCCTAATTTTCAGGGACTTTTCGCGGCGCGGCGTGATCTGGGAGATCAGACGATGGACGCCCTGATCGACGGCGCTTTTAACCGCGTCGGTCGCCATCGTCACCGCACCGTGGAGTTCACCGGTGACGTTCAGTCCGCCACGTTGACCATCGGGGGATCCAGTAAGGAGCCAAACCGTGCCTAATGTTTACAACTGGCAACTCGGCCGTGAGATGAGCTATCCCTACGAAGAACACCACCCGGAGTGGCAGTTCGCCTTTGTCTTCAACATCAACCGCTGCATCGCCTGCCAGACCTGCACCATGGCGTGCAAGAGCACCTGGACCTTCTCACGCGGTCAGGAATACATGTGGTGGAACAACGTCGAGACCAAGCCCTTCGGCGGATACCCGCAGAACTGGGACTCGAAGCTGCTCAACCTTCTCAATGCCGCCAACCCCGACGGTCAGGTCTGGAACCCTGAAGCGGAAAAAACCCAGCAGGCTCCCTTCGGGACGTTCGACGGCAAGACCATCTTTGAAGCGGTGGACAAACAGTACGACGAGACCGGCCCCAAACGGGCGCTGGGCTACATCCCCACCGATCAGGAATGGCAGGCCCCCAACATCCACGAGGAAACCGCAACGGGTGAAGCGTGGAACAAGGAGGCCTTCGGCAGCAGCGCGCAGCTTCCTGAACACAAAGTCTGGTACTTCTACCTTCAGCGGCTTTGTAATCACTGCACCTATCCCGGCTGCCTCGCGGCCTGCCCGCGCCAGGCGATCTACAAGCGGCCGGAAGACGGCATCGTGCTCATCGATCAGTCCCGATGCCAGGGCTACAAGAAATGCGTCGAAGCATGCCCTTACAAAAAGTCCATGTATCGCACGACCACCGGCACAAGCGAAAAGTGTGTCGGTTGCTATCCACGCATCGAAGGCAAAGACCCGCACATCAGCCCCAACGGTGAACCGGCGGAAACACGCTGCATGGCTGTCTGCCCCGGCAAAATCCGTCTTCAGGGTCTGGTCAAGATCGGTCCCGACGGCAAGTGGGCGGAAGACCGTTGGAGCCCGCTGTATTACCTGATCCGTGAGCGGAAAATCGCCCTGCCGCTCTATCCTCAGTTCGGTACCGAACCTAATGGTTTCTACATCCCGCCCCGCTGGGTGCCCCGCCCCTACCTGACGCAGATGTTCGGGCCGGGCGTCGAATCGGCGATCGAGCAATACTCCTGCCCCGACCGCGACCTGCTGGCGGTGCTCCAGCTTTTCCGCGCCACGCAGCAGATCATCTTCCGCTACGAAGTGAAACAGGGACCGAAGGTCGCCGAAATCGAAGTGACGATGCCCAACGGCAAGACCAAGGTGCAGGAGATCTACAACGACACCGTGCTCGGATACAACAAGTTCGGTGTCGAGGTCGTCCGCACAACAATCGAAGAGCCGTCGTTCGAGCGTAATGCTGAACTGCACATGAACAGCATCTGAGAGGATCACGCGATGGAAACCCAAACTCTGGTGGATACCGCTGACCTGCTGGCTCGACAGGTTGTCGTCGCTGCGCTCTCCGAGGCGATGGTGGATCGCCGCGCCAGGCCGCTCGACTCAACGCACCGCTTTGATGCGAATCTGCTCCGACGCGCCTGGGCGGTGCTGGCCGACTCCAGCCGCACCCAGCCGCCCGCCAAGCTGGGACTCGGAGAGCTGCGCCCCGAAGAGACCGACATCGAGCCGCTCATCCGCTGGCTGGCGCGCGAGCCGCAATTGCGCGGGGAAATGTATCAGGTGGTCTTCGGCCTGGTCGCTTCGCGCGACTGCACACCCTATGAGACCGAATACTGCCACTGGAGCGATCCGACTTATCGCGCCCAGCAGATGGCGGACATCGCAGGGTTTTACCGGGCGTTCAGCGTCGAGCCGAGCGATCTGCGCCCGGAGCGACACGATCACGTTTCGCTTGAGCTGGAGTTCATCGCGTTCCTGCTCCAGAAATTGAGCCATGCGCAGCAACAGGCAATGGGTGAAGGTGCGGAGGTCTGCCAGGACGCCCTGAAAAACTTCGTGCGTGACCACATCGTCTGGTGGATACCGACATTTGCGCGATGCGTGGAACGACGAGTCGAGCGAATGTCACCAGACCTTGCCGACACGGCGACGCGCGACGCGCTGCAGGACTGGGCGGGTGCCGCCCGCGTGCTGCGTGCCTGGACCGCTGCTGAGCGGATCGCCAACGGCGTCGAACCCAGCCAGCGCATCATCGCTCCGATGGTCGAGCCTCCGCCCGCCGAGGAGGAGAGCTGCGGCGGCTGTGCACAGGCGGTTCCCCAGTAGGCGTCGATACGGTGCTCAACTCCAGCGTTTCACTTCCCGTTCTCGACTATCAGAGCGAAAGCTCCCGTTGTGACGTGGACGCGATCCGTCCGGGTGAAAATCTGCAGGACGCTCACGGCAGGCGGGTCCGTTATCTCCGCCTCTCCCTGACATCCGCCTGTTCGATGCGCTGCCTCTACTGCCGACCAACCACGATGGGTCACGATCATGATCCGTCCCGGATGACGCCTGTTGAAATCGAGCGGCTCGTCCGTCACCTCGTCGAGCAGCGGAACGTGCGAAAGGTGCGGCTTACCGGCGGCGAGCCGACCAGCCGCTCGGACCTGTTGGAAATCATCCGCCGTCTCAGTGCGATTCGTGGCCTGGAAGACCTGGCAATGACGACCAACGGTCTGACGCTGGCGCGCCACGCCGATGACTACCGCCGCGCCGGTCTGCGCCGTGTGAACATCAGCCTCGACTCGCTCGACCCCAACCGTTTCGAGCGCGTCACTGGCGTGCGCGGCGTGACCCGTGTAATTGAGGGAATCGATGCGGCGCAGGCAGCCGGTCTCCTGCCGGTGAAAATCAACACGGTTGTCGTCCGCGATGAGAATACGGCCGACCTGCCGGAGCTGATCCTCTTTGCCGCGGATCGCGGACTGGAGATTCGGCTGATCGAGCTGATGCCCATGGGACCGCTCGCCCCGCAATGGGCCGGCCGGTTTGTCTCGCAGCAGGAGATGAGAAAATCTCTCGACCCGATCGTGCGGTCGTGGTGGCACTTCTCATCAGGCTCCGACGCGGCGAGGGTCGATCTGGCGGAGCTGCGTGACGGCCGGTGCGTGCGCATCGGTTTCGTCACCGCGATGAGCTGCCGATTCTGCGAGGCGTGCGATCGCATCCGCATCGGTGCCGATGGAACGATTTACCCCTGCCTGATGGATCATCCCGCGGGAAACCTGATGCGGGCACTTCGTCCGGAGTTTGATGCTGCGTTGCTCGACCGGATGCTGATGAGTTCGCTAGCGGAAAAGAAACGGGAACACCCCGCCACCGGCGCGGGGATCATGACTCGGATCGGCGGGTAATAAACCCGTCCCACAACGGAACGAAAATCGACAGCAGAGCGGCGGGGTCACTCCGGCATGGCGAGCTGATCGATGTAGCGGGCTTCAAAGCCCGGATCAAGATTCAGCTCGACGATTTCCATATCGCGGCCGATGCGGGATATTTCCTTCAGTACGTTCCGATCAAGCAGCGTCAGGTACGCGCCGCCGAGCGACGTGTTGCCGACGACTTCAACCTGTTGCGGGGTAAACCCCGGCAGCAAGCCGCTGGCGATGGCGTTGGGAACATCCAGATGCAGGCCGAATCCGCCGGCGAGATAGACCTTGCGCAGATCGGACGGCGCAAGCCCGACACGTTCGAGCAGCGTCAGAATACCGGCGGCGATGGCGGCCTTGGCCTGGAGCAGTGAAGCGATGTCAGGCTCGCTGACCAGAACCGCTTCACGGCCGCGACCGTGTGCAACCTTAAGCGACAAGGTGCCGTGCTCATCGCGGCTCATCGCTTTTTCCGAACCGGGCAGATGTGCGGTCTGATAGCGACCGGTTGGGTCGAGCAGGCCGATGCGTCGTCCTTCCGCGAGGAAATCGATATACGCCGACCCGCAGATTCCCACGGGTTTATCTCCGCCGATCACTTCCGTCCGCACTTCAAAGGGTGACGCTTCAAACCGGATGGTTTCGATAGCGCCGCGACCTGCACGGATTCCGCTGGTGAGTCGCGCGCCCTCGAACGCCGGCCCTGCCGCCGTTGCGCAACCCAGCAGCCGCTCATCCTGCTTGAGGATGATTTCGCCGTTGGTGCCCACATCGACCAGGAGACTCGGCCCCGGATCGTAGAGCATGCCGCTGGCGAGCACACCGGCGCAGAGGTCAGCGCCGACATACGCCGACGCCGACGGCAGCAGATGAATGGGGGTATCCGGCGCCAGACCCGGCACTTCAAGCCGCACACTGCCGGCCGTGATGCAGCGATGTTCCAGAAAGGCAGGCGTAAACGGTGCGGTGCCCATCGGCGAGGGATCGACCCCCGCCAGCAGATGAAGCATCGTCGTGTTAGCCGCGATCGACAGACAGACGAGGCGGTCCTCATGCGGCTGGCGGTCAGGAAACACCATTGCTTTGCGCAGCAACGGCGCGATGGTCTCCTTCACCAGAGCATCCTGTAATTGCTGCACCATTGCTGAATCGCTCAGGCAGAGATTGATGCGGGTCAGCACGTCATCGCCCAGGTGCATCTGGCGGTTAAAGGCTGAGGACTGCCCGACCACTTCGCCGGTCGCCAGATCGACGAGCAGAACCGCCACCGTCGTCGTGCCGACATCGATGGCGGCACCCAGATTTCGCGGTAACGATCCGTTGCTACCGCTGGTGCCGTTTCCCGACGCCTGGTGCTGCCAGAGCGGGTCATGGGCACGGGCGACGTTCAGACGAAACGACGTCACGACCTGCGGCTCATGCGCCAGCAGGGAACGAGCTGGAATGCGTACATGCGATCTGTCATCGAAACGGAACTCGCAGCCGCGCAGCTCCACCGGGGCTGCCCCCGCCTCGACGACCTGCCCGGTGACGCAATGGACCGCCCTGCCGCGAACCAGCTCCACCACGCATCCATCACACAAACCACGCTGGCCGCACCGTGTGTTGAGCGGCATCGACTCGCGTCGGAGTATTTCGGAAAGCTTCTGTTCGCCGCTGCCGGCCGTTGAGATCATCCGCCGGTCCTGCGGCGATTCAACATCCAGATATTCTTTTGGATCCATAGTTCAGGTACTCATCCTCAGGGTGCGGCGGTTCCGCCGGCCTTTGCCGACGGTGCCACTTCAACCACCCGCTCGTCGGCGGTCATTTGCAGGGACTGTCCCGGCTCAAGAACAATAAACCGCTCGTCGTCCCAGTCCCCCGACAGCAACGCTTCGAGCAGGGACGGATCGCCGCGCTGATGGTCAAACTGCCAGCCCAGCCAGTCCGCGCATTGCTTCGTGTAATCCAGGTCCTGCTCCGTCGCCCCGATCGTCAAATCGACGTATGTCGCGTGATCGTAGGTCTGGAACCACTTCTGTTCCTCCTCCATGAGAAACTCGGCATTCTCCTCGCCGTACTGCTCCTGATATTTTCGGAGGAGTTTGTTGTAGCGTTCCTTACCCGGCGGCGTGTGATGCTTGTTCCATCCGGGGCTGTACCAGTATGTGCCGGGATTCTGGCGGACATACTGGGCGTATCGCTCTTTGCTGCCCAGCAGGATCGTGATGCAGTCGTGGGCGCGGGGCATGATGAGCCTGGCACGACTTGCCTTGACGCCTTCGGTTCCCCGGCTGCACAGACCGTAGCCCAGCAGAATCACATCGGGATTCACTCGTTGCTCTACGGATTCAACCGCAGCTTGCAACTCCACGCGCAGACGATCCGGCTCGTTGTGCAGCCCCTGACGCATCCATTCAAAGTGAATCAGATGGGAATAAGGCTTGGCGTAGTGCTCGACCTCAATTTCGAGCACGGCACAGGAGATGATCGCCACCCGTAACTGCTTGGACGGCTGTTGCTTATCGCCTGACTGATCTTGCGTCTCAGACCCGTGTGACGTCTGTGATGGCTGGGGCATGGAAAATTCCTCAAATCTTTTCCCACAAGCGACCAATTTGCTCTGATTCAGTGTAGCATATATAACGAATAAAGGATATTATTATCCTAAAAGGAGCAATTATGAGTAGTCTCTCTGAACTGTCACAGGCGATCGAAAAGGGCAACCGCGCCGAGTCCACTCGGATCACGCGGGAATCAATCGCCCAAGGCATCCCCGCACGGGAGATTCTCGACGCCATGGTGGCGGGAATGGACGTGGTGGGGCAGAAGTTCAAGAACAACCAGATCTTCGTCCCCGAGATGCTCATCGCCTCTCGCGCGATGAAGGAAAGTCTGGCATTGCTTGAGCCGCTGCTGGTCAAAGCCGGCATCCAGCCGGAGTTCTCCGCCGTCATCGGTACGGTGCAGGGCGACCTGCATGACATCGGCAAGAACCTGGTCGCGATGATGTGGAAGGGTGCCAACATCGACGTCGTGGACGTGGGCACCAACGTCTCGGCCGCCAAGTTCATCGCCACCGCCAAAGAGCGTAACGCCCGGATCATCGGGCTGTCAGCTCTGCTGACGACCACCATGCCCGCGATGAAGAGCACCGTGCAGGCGATTCGTGACGCCGGCCTGACTGATGTGAAGGTCGTCATCGGCGGCGCGCCGATCACTGAAGGGTTTGCCCGCGAAATCGGCGCCGACGGTTTCGCTCCTGACGCCGCGTCCGCCGTTGAGCTTGCGCGCCGCCTTGTCGGGGCGGCCGTCTGAGGAGCGCCGCCATGTTCGAAAAATCAGTCGCCCGGGTGGAGGCCTTTCTAAAAGGAATGGCCTTTGACTGTCGCGCCTGCGGACAGTGTGTCCTGCGCGAGACGGGTTTAATCTGTCCGATGACCTGCCCCAAAGGGCTACGCAACGGACCCTGCGGCGGCACGCTCAACGGTGAATGTGAAGTGTATCCCGACAAGCCCTGCGTCTGGATACGCATTCACAAGAGGACAGGTAAGGAGTCGCTCGACTGCCCGAAACTGCTTCCCTCACCCGACGCACGACTGATTCAGACCTCTTCGTATCTCAATTACCTGACCGGGGCGGACGAACACGGCAGGAAACCGCTGCCCTACCTCGACCTCGGCTCGTGTCGCACCCGCGCGACGCAGGCCACCCTCTCGCGGTTGGAACTGCGGCTTCGATCCGGCGCGTTTGTACGGCTCTGCGAATTACGGGCACCGCGAACTTCGAGCTTTGCTGCCTTTGATGAACAGGCCGGGATCATCCGTGACCATTTTGACGCGGTAAACGCCACCGCCTTTCTCAACGCACGGCCGTCGCTGCCTTCGCCGGTGGCTGCCGCCCGGCTCGTTACTCTGGGAGTCGAGCCGATCTGCCAGTCCACCTGCCGCGATCACACCAAGACCTCTTTCATCGCGGAATTGCTGCTGAATCAGATCAACGGCGTTCATAACACCCTTTGCCTGACGGGGGACTCCTATCGAGGCACCCCGAAGATCAAGCAGGTGTACGACATGGACGCGGCGCTGATGGTTTACGAAGCGCGGTACCTCCGCGAGACCGGACGTGTGCATTTCACGCAGGAGACCATGGAGCCGCCCCCCCGGCCGTTCATCGGTGCGGTCATCAATCCCCTGACCATGCCGATCGAAGTGCCCGTCCGTCGGCTCAAACAGAAGGCGGCTGCGGGAGCCGACTTCATCCAAACCCAGCTCATTTTTGATATCGAGGGATTTCGGCGGTTCATGGAGCTCGTCCGCAGCGAGCGGATCGACGACGACCTTTTCATCATCGCAGGTGTGCCGGTCGTCACCTCGAAACAGGCATTGGCGATTCTGCCCAAGATTCCGGGCGTGAGTGTGCCTGAGGAAATTTTCCGGCGGCTCGACGGTGCGGCGAACATCCGTGCTGAGGGGCTGGCGCTGGCGCGGGAATCCATTGCGGCGATCAGCGCGATCGAAGGTGTTGCGGGGGTTCACCTGATGCTCTTTGGCTCCGACCATTCCGTGCTGCCGGGGCTGGTCGCGGATCTCAAAACCTCGCGCCAAACACCGTCAAAGACGGATACCAAACCGGCGTCCATCCACTTAAAGCAGTTGCCGACCACGAAGGAGGAAACGTGTCCATCAGCAAGCTGACCCTGATCGGCGAACGGATCAATCCCGGATTCGCCAGCTCCAAGGCGTTACTCGAAAACCGAGATATCAAGGGTCTCCAAGATCTGGCGGTTTCGCAGCGTGCCAAGGGCGCGCACTATCTGACGATCAACGTCGGTGAGACGGCGAGCCATGATGCGTCCTTCGTGCGTGAGGTCATTGAGGCGATCCAGGCGGTTGTCGATCTGCCGCTGTCGTTCGACTATCCCCACGCCTCCGTGCAGGAAGTGTGTCTGAAGACTTATGACCCCGGCAAAGCCAGGGGGCGCAAGCCGATCGTCAACTCGATCAGCGAGCTGCGCTGGGACATGTTTGATCTGCTGAAAATCCAGCCCGCCAAGGTGGTGCTGATGGCGTCCGAGCGGGTTGAAGACGGCGTGGAAATCGCCAACCAGAGCGCGACGGAGATCGCCCATACCGCCCGACAGATGGCGCAGCGAGCCATGAGCAACGGCCACGCACTCGCGCCCGATGACATTTTCATCGACGTGTCGCTCTGTCCGATCGCCACGGATACCGAGGGTCGAACCCGTCGCGCCATCGACTCGATCCAGCAGATCGGTTCCGATCCGGCAATGCGCGGCGTCCACATGCTCGTGGGGCTTTCCAATCTCGGTGTCATGCTCCCCAAGCAGGCACTCGACGGCAGCAAACTGAGCGTCAAGGTCGAATCGGCTTTCCTGACCATGACGATCCCGCACGGACTCGACACGATTCTGGGTACCGCCGGTCGCGAGTACCAGATGCTTCCCAGCGACGACTTTGTCCTCCGCGGCTTCGCCGAGGCCGTCGCCAGCGAGGGCTTTGAAACGCTGACCCGGATACAGGAACTTTACGAGAGAAAATAGTCATGGCCTCCCTGACAATCGCCGTCAACTCCTATTTCGACGGGTGGCGGTATCACAGCGACGGCCCGTATTGGATCGAAATAACGGACGGCGTGATCCGTCGGATCACCAGCCATCCGGGCGGTGTCGCGCCGCCTCAGTCTCTCGCTGCACCGTTTGTCATGCCGGGGCTGATTGAAGCTCACTGCCATCTTTTTCTTGACGGCAGCGAGCTTGATGTGAACGTGCGAAAGGCTTACCTCTCCGCGCCGGCTGAGGCGATGCTGGCCACGGCGCGGCGCAGCGTCGCGGAGAATCTCGCTGCGGGTGTGACCACGATCCGGGACGCCGGTGATTTTTTCGGCATCAATAAGCGCATCAAGGCTGAGTGCGCCGCGGCAAAACCTCCGACACCCATCATCCGCAGCCCCGGCTTTGCGATGCGCCGGGCGGGTCGATACGGCTCCTTCATGGCCCTCGAAGTCACTGATGCCGACAGCATCGTCGCCGCGATTCACAAGCTCGCGCCCACCGCAGACGATCTGAAAATCCTGCTGACGGGCATCATCGACTTCGATACCGGAAAAATGAAAGGCGGCGTGCAGTTTGATCTGGAGGAGACGCGGTTGATCGTGCGGACCGCGCGCCAACTGGGGCTGCGGACCTACGCTCATTGCAGCGGTCTCGATGGTCTGGAAATCGCGGTCAAGGCGGGCATCGATTCGATCGAACACGGCTTTTTCATGGAGCGTGAAATCCTGCGCGCCATGTCGGATCAGGGCACCGCCTGGGTACCCACTTTTTCGCCGGTCCAATTCGTCAAGGACAATCCGACGTTAATCAACCTCAGCTCATCCGCTGTGGTACAGCTCGATCAGATTCTCCGTCAGCACCATGAGCAGGTGGCGGCGGCGAGCAACATGGGTGTCATGCTCGTCGCCGGCTCCGATGCCGGCAGCTACGGCGTGCCGCATGGTAAAGGGCTGGTCGATGAACTTCTGTTCTTCCACGACACCGGCATGAACATGGAGGAAGTGCTGACCGCAGCCACCTCCCGACCGCGACGACTCTGGGGCTGTCCCTCTCGTGACATCGCTCCGGGAAACTCCGCGGAACTCCTGGTGCTCGAAGGCTCTCCCTTCGATGACATCGAAAACCTGCGCCGCCCGCGCCAAGTCGTCATCGGCAACGATGTCGTATCGCTGACCCCTGCTTCGATCGGAAGGAATTCGTAATGACCAAGGCTGTTTTGTCCGGCTGTGATCGGGTGAATCGAATGATGGAACGCCGGGACCACGA
Proteins encoded in this region:
- a CDS encoding molybdopterin-dependent oxidoreductase, with amino-acid sequence MKEETKPSNPAPDSAAGSPIEVSRRQFMGVVGAVGVTAFAWPSLGGLAPVVGVNDPLAAYPSRDWEAVYRDQYRYDRTFTWICAPNDTHMCRMRAFVRNGIMVRSEQNYDSDKIGDCYGNRATVGWNPRGCPKGFTFQRRLYGPYRLRGPVVRKGWKQWADDGFPSLSDKPELRSKYKFDSRGSDTFVRLPWEEISTYVAKGMMAVAKTYSGDDGKRRLLADGYDPLMLKPWKGAGTSTMKMGSNLPIHGMVGKYGLYRLVNMTGLIDHHVRGVSADDAVGARDWNEYTWRGDQAPGGPFATGLQTSECDINDLRYSRFLLHVGKNLVENKMADTHWFIETMERGGKIVCITPDYAAPSAKSDYWIGVRPGLSDLAVLLGVAKLIIDNNWHDVDFCRRFTDFPLLVRTDNLQRLRPQDVFKGYVIKDIKGGPSYKAHGLTDEQRQSIGDFCMWDAKKGQVVAVSRDEVGEKLAFEPALDGTFTVETIDGKRVEVMPVLEMYRRHLKDYDLKTVQELSGADPVLVERLAKDLATIKPAAIHVGEGVNHYFHATLHNRVCFMLVALTGNIGKHGTGSHTWAGNYKGALFQGASWAGPGVGAYIYEDPFNPVLDEKGVIDHHHMRHCSSNEEPSYWAYGEKVLKIKTAQGEKLFTGQTHLPTPTKLIWYNNANFLNQSKWIYDLIQNVLPKVDMIIDQQMEWTGSAEYADIVLPVNSWVEFQDLEIGGSCSNPFIQAWGGDALKPVHDSRDDAMVFSLVGDAFTAITGDKRFSDYWKYIKERKSRVYIQRVLDSCITTRGKDGPYQIDRMMRGEYGGQPGSALWLFRTYPRVAFYEQVHDNVPFYTDSGRLASYCDLPEAIEYGENLIVHREGVEATPYLPNVIVSTSPYIRPQSYGIALDSLDPDERSVRNVKMSWEEVKKTVNPLWAQGFRFFCSTPKSRHSTHSSWSTVDWNWIWSCNHGDPYRADKRAPGVGDRQIQMNPQAAKDLGLNAGDYVWVDANPQDRPYRGWKENDFRYRAFRCMVRLKVNPALPYHMTIMKHTGWIASERTVKAAESRPDGQALAEDTGYQASYRYGSHQSITRGWLPPMHQTDTLFHKKTGGMGFKYGSDVDNHAINTVPKETLVRVIKAEDGGIGGKGIWAPALSGFGPESHEPKNLAYLSGSLTTLGTPGGGDEY
- a CDS encoding 4Fe-4S dicluster domain-containing protein translates to MPNVYNWQLGREMSYPYEEHHPEWQFAFVFNINRCIACQTCTMACKSTWTFSRGQEYMWWNNVETKPFGGYPQNWDSKLLNLLNAANPDGQVWNPEAEKTQQAPFGTFDGKTIFEAVDKQYDETGPKRALGYIPTDQEWQAPNIHEETATGEAWNKEAFGSSAQLPEHKVWYFYLQRLCNHCTYPGCLAACPRQAIYKRPEDGIVLIDQSRCQGYKKCVEACPYKKSMYRTTTGTSEKCVGCYPRIEGKDPHISPNGEPAETRCMAVCPGKIRLQGLVKIGPDGKWAEDRWSPLYYLIRERKIALPLYPQFGTEPNGFYIPPRWVPRPYLTQMFGPGVESAIEQYSCPDRDLLAVLQLFRATQQIIFRYEVKQGPKVAEIEVTMPNGKTKVQEIYNDTVLGYNKFGVEVVRTTIEEPSFERNAELHMNSI
- a CDS encoding molecular chaperone TorD family protein — its product is METQTLVDTADLLARQVVVAALSEAMVDRRARPLDSTHRFDANLLRRAWAVLADSSRTQPPAKLGLGELRPEETDIEPLIRWLAREPQLRGEMYQVVFGLVASRDCTPYETEYCHWSDPTYRAQQMADIAGFYRAFSVEPSDLRPERHDHVSLELEFIAFLLQKLSHAQQQAMGEGAEVCQDALKNFVRDHIVWWIPTFARCVERRVERMSPDLADTATRDALQDWAGAARVLRAWTAAERIANGVEPSQRIIAPMVEPPPAEEESCGGCAQAVPQ
- the moaA gene encoding GTP 3',8-cyclase MoaA: MLNSSVSLPVLDYQSESSRCDVDAIRPGENLQDAHGRRVRYLRLSLTSACSMRCLYCRPTTMGHDHDPSRMTPVEIERLVRHLVEQRNVRKVRLTGGEPTSRSDLLEIIRRLSAIRGLEDLAMTTNGLTLARHADDYRRAGLRRVNISLDSLDPNRFERVTGVRGVTRVIEGIDAAQAAGLLPVKINTVVVRDENTADLPELILFAADRGLEIRLIELMPMGPLAPQWAGRFVSQQEMRKSLDPIVRSWWHFSSGSDAARVDLAELRDGRCVRIGFVTAMSCRFCEACDRIRIGADGTIYPCLMDHPAGNLMRALRPEFDAALLDRMLMSSLAEKKREHPATGAGIMTRIGG
- a CDS encoding DUF4445 domain-containing protein, with the translated sequence MDPKEYLDVESPQDRRMISTAGSGEQKLSEILRRESMPLNTRCGQRGLCDGCVVELVRGRAVHCVTGQVVEAGAAPVELRGCEFRFDDRSHVRIPARSLLAHEPQVVTSFRLNVARAHDPLWQHQASGNGTSGSNGSLPRNLGAAIDVGTTTVAVLLVDLATGEVVGQSSAFNRQMHLGDDVLTRINLCLSDSAMVQQLQDALVKETIAPLLRKAMVFPDRQPHEDRLVCLSIAANTTMLHLLAGVDPSPMGTAPFTPAFLEHRCITAGSVRLEVPGLAPDTPIHLLPSASAYVGADLCAGVLASGMLYDPGPSLLVDVGTNGEIILKQDERLLGCATAAGPAFEGARLTSGIRAGRGAIETIRFEASPFEVRTEVIGGDKPVGICGSAYIDFLAEGRRIGLLDPTGRYQTAHLPGSEKAMSRDEHGTLSLKVAHGRGREAVLVSEPDIASLLQAKAAIAAGILTLLERVGLAPSDLRKVYLAGGFGLHLDVPNAIASGLLPGFTPQQVEVVGNTSLGGAYLTLLDRNVLKEISRIGRDMEIVELNLDPGFEARYIDQLAMPE
- a CDS encoding DUF1638 domain-containing protein gives rise to the protein MPQPSQTSHGSETQDQSGDKQQPSKQLRVAIISCAVLEIEVEHYAKPYSHLIHFEWMRQGLHNEPDRLRVELQAAVESVEQRVNPDVILLGYGLCSRGTEGVKASRARLIMPRAHDCITILLGSKERYAQYVRQNPGTYWYSPGWNKHHTPPGKERYNKLLRKYQEQYGEENAEFLMEEEQKWFQTYDHATYVDLTIGATEQDLDYTKQCADWLGWQFDHQRGDPSLLEALLSGDWDDERFIVLEPGQSLQMTADERVVEVAPSAKAGGTAAP